From one Hirundo rustica isolate bHirRus1 chromosome W, bHirRus1.pri.v3, whole genome shotgun sequence genomic stretch:
- the LOC131378748 gene encoding uncharacterized protein LOC131378748 yields MEWDQLKEGSSEWKKESKGVGWYNITSFASTTMAGNYLCIVKCGLDGGFGLREVVARTNPDQGIGATERTILAVERENIALNCTISQNYTEYGWWHETRIRPGSKYKITAGRKEIALQITNVQKGDDEGEYWCWIARDNWWGHSQVTLRVRDIQVTRQVPERNQTLKIREGQENLIVGLIRDFGRMQNTTSITACLPLPQAAGDPIPWGIIPIREMPSATANVTWNCEIVSKEILDWVEVCMLRIKISKQNCQQIPGYYRWIEDSKLSADTRILWMDRGSKLKGNCLVIGKVSEPCDKIRVRNKRKKIEEVCQNTTETMTMEEWKTIWGPSLLETYSYLGKVNWCIVWEGKKNQDFGQKSLFKEQYREKVEMMELWNCTQVLTCDTPPVQIGLEPVRVLLQWGCECRGYNHTLAKKEKEPWDCKTTTVRSPRNLVWVMGHGLWTTHMPIDGAVTQITLGVPTLCPFWKTSKLQEKELVSRKKREIEDDASIQEDWHEPDDGVKVGWMLESLFAPISSYRNREMLCRLLGQTERLAATTKKGFRDLNLQLQATTRITLQNRMALDLLLLKEHGVCGYLRNRVDHCCVHIPNVTEEIEKDIDQLEQIESKTKEIQKDAEHNWVGALLSSLGIQVSGWVSSIIQYVIMFVIVIIVVIIVYRCLLGMILKEGAHTKRVIQAVTRREVIQPRVAETQT; encoded by the coding sequence atggaatgggatcaattgaaggaaggaagtagtgAGTGGAAGAAAGAATCTAAAGGGGTCGGGTGGTATAATatcacatcttttgcttcaacaactatggcagggaattatctgtgtatagttaagtgtggattagatggaggatttggactTCGGGAAGTGGTCGCTAGAACAAACCCGGATCAGGGAAtaggagcaactgaaagaacaatcttagcagtagaaagagaaaatattgctttaaattgtacaatatcccaaaattacactgagtatgggtggtggcatgaaacaaggattaggccgggatcaaagtataaaatcacagcaggaagaaaggaaatagcattgcaAATTACTAATGTACAGAAAGGGGATGACGAAGGAGAATATTGGTGTTGGATAGCCCGAGATAATTGGTGGGGTCACAGTCAAGTAACGTTAAGAGTAAGGGACATACAAGTTACCAGACAGGTCCCGgagagaaatcaaaccctaaaaataagagaaggacaggaaaatttaatagtagGACTAATTCGAGACTtcggaagaatgcaaaatacaacttcaataacagcctgcctgcctcttccccaAGCGGCTGGAGACCCAATCCCGTGGGGAATTATACCCATAAGGGAGATGCCAAGCGCCACCGCGAATGTGAcctggaactgtgaaatagtgtctaaggagattttagacTGGGTAGAGGTTTGTATGTTACGAATAAAgattagtaagcaaaattgtcagcaaataccaggatattataGATGGATAGAAGATTCAAAATTGTCAGCagataccaggatattatggatggatagaggatcCAAGCTTAAGGGAAATTGTTTAGTGATTGGAAAAGTGTCCGAGCCATGCGATAAGATCCGAGTTcggaataagagaaagaagatagaagaagtatgtcagaataccactgagacaatgacaatggaggagtggaaaacaatctggggacctagtctgttagaaacttatagttacctagggaaagtgaattggtgcatagtgtgggaagggaaaaagaatcaagattttgggcagaagtcattattcaaagaacaatatagggaaaaggtggagatgatggagttatggaattgtacacaggtactaacctgtgacactccaccagtgcagattggacttgaaccagtgcgagtgctgttgcagtggggatgtgaatgtagaggatataatcacacccttgcaaagaaagaaaaggagccctgggattgcaAGACGACCACGGTTAGGAGCCCAAgaaatttagtttgggttatGGGACATGGATTATGGACTACGCACATGCCCATAGAtggtgcagttacacaaattacattaggggttcctaccttatgcccattctggaaaacttctaagctgcaagaaaaggaattggtaagcagaaagaaaagagagataGAAGATGATGCTTCGATTCAGGAAGATTGGCATGAACCTGATGATGGAGTAAAAgtaggatggatgttagaatcactgtttgcccctatatcatcttacagaaacagggagatgttgtgccgattattaggacagacggagaggcttgcagctacaactaaaaaaggttttagagacttgaatcttcagctgcaagcgACTACAAGAATAACATTACAGAATAGAATGGCATTAGATTTACTGCTACTTAAGGAACACGGAGTTTGTGGATACTTAAGAAACAGAGTAGACCATTGCTGCGTGCACATCCCAAACGTgacagaagaaatagaaaaagatatagatcaattagaacaaatagaatccaaaacaaaggagatacaaaaagatgctgagcataatTGGGTAGGAGCCCTGTTGAGCTCCTTAGGAATCCAGGTTTCCGGTTGGGTATCATCTATAAtacaatatgtaataatgtttgtaatcgtgataattgtagtgatcattgtatatagatgtcttttaggaatgattctgaaagaaggggctcacaccaaaagggtaatacaagcagttacccgaagagaagtgatacaacctcgtgtagctgagactcaaacctaa